In Perca fluviatilis chromosome 14, GENO_Pfluv_1.0, whole genome shotgun sequence, a genomic segment contains:
- the LOC120573100 gene encoding uncharacterized protein LOC120573100, whose product MARTGVLTLFALPLVGLALGEDISAYLGDSVTLNASEECDKFILIHRLTDDTPVTVANYVDDVWKPHGSYGDRTEHRSSISVRLTRINYNDNGHFEFTCGSRVVTTIQLKVFEIFNISVTEGEQVTLPYHFYTADKPAKPIRWKKDGELVFEQQQPSGEIRYGTGFKGRNVSLSPDWYSNGDLSLTFGRAQPEDEGVYICYTDGQRTRGDRAVRVKITTKRNPDQITCAPQIVPPSQGVPQDNWAIVGKIAVGVFVALILLIPLGWWLKSRCSRPGPGGGRYSDVSTGPPTQANGCSPSDNAQAESPV is encoded by the exons ATGGCAAGGACAGGGGTGCTCACTCTCTTTGCGCTCCCTCTAGTAGGCCTAGCCCTAGGCGAAGATATATCTGCATATTTGGGAGACTCCGTTACACTGAATGCGAGTGAGGAGTGCGATAAATTCATCCTTATTCATCGGCTCACAGATGACACACCGGTGACTGTAGCAAATTATGTTGACGATGTTTGGAAGCCGCATGGAAGTTATGGAGACCGGACTGAACACCGTTCAAGTATTTCTGTCAGGTTAACGCGTATCAACTACAACGATAACGGGCACTTTGAGTTTACCTGCGGCAGCCGCGTTGTTACCACTATCCAGCTGAAGGTTTTTGAAATCTTCAACATATCAGTGACTGAAGGAGAACAAGTCACACTCCCGTACCATTTCTATACTGCAGATAAACCCGCGAAGCCTATAAGATGGAAAAAAGACGGAGAGCTTGTGTTTGAACAGCAACAACCCTCCGGGGAGATCAGATATGGGACAGGATTCAAGGGAAGAAATGTATCTCTATCACCTGATTGGTACAGCAATGGAGATTTGTCGCTGACTTTCGGGCGAGCTCAGCCGGAGGATGAGGGTGTGTATATCTGCTACACGGATGGACAGAGAACGAGGGGAGACCGTGCTGTGAGGGTGAAGATCACCACCAAAAGAAACCCGGATCAGATCACATGTGCGCCCCAGATTGTGCCA CCGTCACAGGGCGTCCCACAAGATAATTGGGCAATTGTCGGCAAAATAGCAGTTGGGGTGTTTGTGGCCCTTATTCTGCTTATTCCGCTTGGCTGGTGGTTGAAGTCTCGCTGCTCCAGACCTGGACCCGGCGGAGGACGATATTCAGATGTGTCTACGGGGCCTCCTACTCAAGCCAACGGGTGCTCCCCGTCAGATAATGCTCAAGCAGAGTCCCCGGTCTAA